From the genome of Methanothrix soehngenii GP6:
CTGATCTGAGAAGCCATTTCTTGTCGGCAGAACGAAAAGAACTGACGGAAGGAATAGAGCAAATAGTGCGCCTCTTAGACGAGATCATGATCCGAAGGACAAGACAATTCATAATCGATAACTACCCACAGACCACCATCAACGGAAAGCCGGTCCGCTTTCCTAAGAGACAGCTTCGAAAAGTGGAGTACAGCCTTACCGCTCTCTTCGGAGACCAGATCTACAATAAAGTGCTGGATACCATCGAAGGTCTCCACCTTGTGCCCTATCGAGCTGACTTCTACATCAAGACCCTGGAGGACAAAGCAAGGAAAGAGGCTGATTTGCGTGCAGAGCTGCAGAAGTTCGGTCTTCTCAAGAGGTTTGAAAGCAGCGTAGAGGCTATAAGAACCAGCATCATCCGGCTGGTGAAATTCTACGAGTATTTCGACAAGATCTTGGCTTCAGGCAAGATCTTGAGCAGCCAGGCCTTCAGAAAGGCTCTCAATCAAATAGGCAATTCTCTAGAGGATGAAGCAGCTTTCTTCGCTGAAATGGAAAAGATCGAACTTGTTCCCCTGACCGCGGAGTACGATAAGCTACAGATGAAAAGAGACCTCAAAGAAGATCTGGAGAGACTGCTAGTCCTAAAGCGAGATCTGGATCGGATACCTGCTTACGCCGACAAAAAGCTCTTGGCATTAGGAGAGCTTCTAGCTGAGGATAGAGTCTTCGAAAGCGACGGGAAGAAGTGCCTGCTGTTCACCCAGTACATGGACACCGCCGAATACATCTACAAGAATCTCAAAGGGCATCTACAAAAGCAGGGGAAAAAAATCAACATCCTTACCGGAAAGACCGCAGCCAACGAGCGAGAGAAGATCATCATGGCCTTCGCTCCAAAGGCCAATAAGCTGGATTCCGGCACTATCCCAGAGGAGACGGATATTCTCATCAGTACCGACGTTTTATCTGAGGGCCAGAACCTGCAAGACGCCAACTACGTCATAAATTACGATCTTCCCTGGAATCCCATGCGCATAGTGCAGAGAGTGGGCCGAGTGGATCGTATCGGTAGCGATTACGAAATTGTTACTGCAGCGGTTTTCTGGCCAGAGAATGCACTTGAAGATATTCTCGGCTTGGTGAGGCGACTTGAGGAGAAGATAAAAAAGATCTCCGAGACAATCGGAGAGCCTTCTACCATTCTTGGAGAACAAGAGACCCCTAAGAACTTTAATGCCTTGGCCAGGATTGCAAAACAAGATCAGACAGTTCTGGATGACATGGAAAGAGATTCTGAGCTTCTGCCTGCAAGAACCCCCTATCAGATGATCCTAACTCATTTGCGAAAAGAGGGCGAAAAAGGGCTAAAAGGCATAAGCTCAGGAAAGAGAAGCGGAAAGATCTCTAAGGAGAGTGGCTTGATCATATTTTACCGAGAGATTAAATCCTTGGAGGGAATACATCTTTTATTCTATGATTTCAAGGGAAAAAGGTTTGAGCACTACAATGATGTGAGTTGGATCTTTCAAAGGATGGAATGCGATGAAAACGATCCACTGCATATCCCACTGAAAGGCTTAGAAGCTTTTAGGCTGTTCAAAGGAATTGATGCCAAGGCCAGAGAGGAGCTGATATCGATTATAAATTCTCCTCTAGATGCGAAGAATGCCCAAAAGACAGGCTCCAAGCACCAACGTGAGCTTCGAGGCATGATTCTTGCTGCACTTAGTGCAGGCAGGATCTCCAGAGAAGATGCTTCTGAGATTTATGCGATACTGAATAGGCAGAACCTGGTTGCCTGGGAGGATGAGTTCTTTGAATTCTATCAAGATTATAGGATTCATCAGGATGCCAAGGTTTTGCTCGCTTCCATAAGATCCCTCTTCATGCGGTATAAGATTGACTCAAGCCGCCATGAGAAAAGAAGATGTATAAAGCTGAATCCACAGGACTTGACTGTGGTGGGATACGAGTTCCTCACTCCAACAGATTTGAAGGTTCAAGATGCCATCACCAACTGGTAGAATCGCAATTGTCATGAAGATGAGATATCCAGGCGAGCAGCCCAGCAGAACATGCGTCTCCTTGGGGTCGTTGATATCCAGCCCGTACTGCCCAAGCATCTTACGGGTAAAATAGCGCCGAGGGTGAGATTCGAACTCACGAGACCCTTGCGAGTCACCAGCTATCCAGGAGAAACTCACTCCAGGCTGGCGCCCTACCGCTAGACGACCTCGGCACAGGTTTGGATTTTTGGTTTTATCGCTTCGTTTCCGGCTGGGTGGAGCCGTCCCTTTCAGCCAGCTTCCACGCCTTCGGATAGGTGCCCGGCTCCATTATTACCCTTTCGGTCGCAGCCACGATTCCAGACTTTGAGGCAAGCATCTCCTCGCTCGAGAGCTCCGCCTGGGCAACGGCCACTGCTTCTCCTTTCAGCGTGAAGAGCACCACACCATCGCCCCGATTGATCTCCGTCTGCAGACTTAATAGGCCGGGGGCAGCAAGGGGCGCGCCATGACATATGGCATCCACCGAATTGTCCGCTATCACCAGTCGGGGCAGATGCACTAAAGCTGCCTCCACCGGCAAAATCACCCTGCGAAGCAGGTTCTCATTCCCTGTCTCCATATATTTTACATGGGCATCTATCAGCTGGTGCAGGGTGACCAGGGTTTCATCCTCGCGAAAAGGACCGGCCCGGGTCCGGCGCAGCTCCTCCATGTTCGCCCCCGTGCCCAGGGCAAGGCCGATATCGTAGCATAGCTTTCTGATGTAGGTTCCAGCTTCGCAGCCCACCCTCATCAGCACATGCTGCCCCTCGATCTCCAGCACCTCCAGATAATAGATGGTCCTGGTGCGCAATTCCTTGACCACGGATGACTTCAGGGGAGGTTTTTGCAGTATGGGTCCGACAAACTGACCGCAGACATCGGTGATCTGCTTTTTTGGCACTGGCTTATGAACATGCATCAGGCAGATGTACTCCTTTCCCGCCAGAAGAAGGGTATCCATAACTCTTGTTGCATCCCCCAGGAGAACGGGCAGGATGCCAGTCACCTTGGGATCGAGAGTGCCGCTATGTCCAGCCTTCTCCACCTCAAGAATCCTCTTCACCCAGGCCACAACCTCATGGCTGGTCGGCCCGGAGGTCTTGTCCAGATTGATCGCCCCTAAACGAA
Proteins encoded in this window:
- a CDS encoding RNA-guided pseudouridylation complex pseudouridine synthase subunit Cbf5; translation: MSVIHRPKREGSSSSGDRGSRPPSKSSNRSDRHSSSTRPRSSFPEKKGAYVASGSKTLPADKKRSVLVKRNGKTDPAYGTPPLERSLEMHLRLGAINLDKTSGPTSHEVVAWVKRILEVEKAGHSGTLDPKVTGILPVLLGDATRVMDTLLLAGKEYICLMHVHKPVPKKQITDVCGQFVGPILQKPPLKSSVVKELRTRTIYYLEVLEIEGQHVLMRVGCEAGTYIRKLCYDIGLALGTGANMEELRRTRAGPFREDETLVTLHQLIDAHVKYMETGNENLLRRVILPVEAALVHLPRLVIADNSVDAICHGAPLAAPGLLSLQTEINRGDGVVLFTLKGEAVAVAQAELSSEEMLASKSGIVAATERVIMEPGTYPKAWKLAERDGSTQPETKR
- a CDS encoding helicase-related protein, which gives rise to MSKSKKEIIDNEDGTMAEFLKNALKDNDGRVSIATGYFNVEGYAELRSPLQEAAKKNDFHLRLLIGNEAVVKKDATPQCEAEAEGSLPEELEGLTINDNYAALVSDLVEFLRQEKVELRQNPERFSHAKCYIFDDLAVVGSSNFTRPGLKKNIELNAALYQPSAQNLVEQWFERRWSKGADIKEQIIRVLEDSKFGHPLDPFQMYMKFLYEYYRPRLEELEQDKGKILELAGFQQDAFSSAKRILAKYNGVLIADSTGLGKTHIALELLREYVAVRRLKAMVIAPSQVLKAVWEPKLMEESIKTMNVTIERTGTASFQPEKYIDYDLLVIDESQNYRNASTNRYANLLKLIAGGKRKMVVLMTATPVNNSLLDLYHQLTLITAGDDSYFAELGIPDLRSHFLSAERKELTEGIEQIVRLLDEIMIRRTRQFIIDNYPQTTINGKPVRFPKRQLRKVEYSLTALFGDQIYNKVLDTIEGLHLVPYRADFYIKTLEDKARKEADLRAELQKFGLLKRFESSVEAIRTSIIRLVKFYEYFDKILASGKILSSQAFRKALNQIGNSLEDEAAFFAEMEKIELVPLTAEYDKLQMKRDLKEDLERLLVLKRDLDRIPAYADKKLLALGELLAEDRVFESDGKKCLLFTQYMDTAEYIYKNLKGHLQKQGKKINILTGKTAANEREKIIMAFAPKANKLDSGTIPEETDILISTDVLSEGQNLQDANYVINYDLPWNPMRIVQRVGRVDRIGSDYEIVTAAVFWPENALEDILGLVRRLEEKIKKISETIGEPSTILGEQETPKNFNALARIAKQDQTVLDDMERDSELLPARTPYQMILTHLRKEGEKGLKGISSGKRSGKISKESGLIIFYREIKSLEGIHLLFYDFKGKRFEHYNDVSWIFQRMECDENDPLHIPLKGLEAFRLFKGIDAKAREELISIINSPLDAKNAQKTGSKHQRELRGMILAALSAGRISREDASEIYAILNRQNLVAWEDEFFEFYQDYRIHQDAKVLLASIRSLFMRYKIDSSRHEKRRCIKLNPQDLTVVGYEFLTPTDLKVQDAITNW